From Cecembia calidifontis, one genomic window encodes:
- a CDS encoding universal stress protein: MKKILVPTDFSTCATAAEDFAFMLAKKIQAELIYIHVVITPVDWIKLTKDQENFFPETKAAIAKAKDKLNDLVDEAEKAGLSARKILVYNDGNEKIHKYVASEHIDLVVMGSHGQYGFRDHILGSNTYSMLRRSDVPVFVIKENNPKMKLESLVFATNFKEDTGESFKTVEKLSEELGVKLKVLFVNTPTYFMETNDILSIGKSYLKEFGNYSYDIHIIDAFKEERGILQFAEKSKADGIALVTSGKSDLMQYFSPSVTENLIAMTDLPVISIRKPKK; encoded by the coding sequence ATGAAAAAGATACTTGTTCCCACCGATTTTTCTACCTGTGCCACAGCAGCTGAAGACTTCGCTTTTATGTTGGCAAAAAAAATTCAGGCAGAACTCATATACATCCACGTGGTGATTACGCCTGTGGACTGGATCAAATTGACCAAAGATCAAGAAAATTTCTTCCCTGAGACCAAAGCTGCAATTGCTAAGGCAAAGGATAAATTGAATGATTTGGTGGACGAAGCTGAAAAAGCAGGCCTATCCGCGAGAAAAATATTGGTTTATAATGACGGAAATGAAAAAATCCACAAGTATGTTGCTTCTGAACACATTGATTTGGTAGTAATGGGCTCTCATGGACAATATGGATTCAGGGATCATATTCTAGGATCTAATACTTATAGCATGCTCAGAAGATCAGATGTTCCGGTTTTTGTAATCAAGGAAAACAATCCCAAAATGAAATTGGAAAGCCTGGTCTTTGCAACAAACTTCAAAGAGGACACGGGAGAATCCTTCAAAACAGTTGAAAAGCTTTCCGAAGAATTGGGTGTAAAACTTAAAGTCCTATTTGTGAATACGCCGACTTACTTTATGGAAACCAATGACATATTAAGTATAGGAAAATCCTATTTAAAGGAATTTGGGAATTATTCTTATGACATCCATATTATTGATGCCTTCAAAGAAGAACGAGGAATTTTACAATTTGCCGAAAAATCAAAGGCTGATGGAATAGCATTGGTAACCTCTGGAAAATCAGATTTAATGCAATACTTTTCTCCCAGCGTAACTGAAAACCTAATCGCCATGACTGATTTACCTGTGATCAGTATCAGGAAGCCAAAGAAATAG
- a CDS encoding DUF3078 domain-containing protein — MKKVFAICLFFVSLSILAQEETALDSASAIMEEVKFWDSELSVGFNFNQAAFSGNWKAGGVNSVAFGSLVTGKANYTKGKYSWVNQLEFIYGLVRNDGQDLRKSNDRIFLDSKVGYKVSEKWGYFGSLNFITQFTDGFDYSGDDPLRISGFFSPAFLTTGVGMEYIPNESFNLRLAPFSPRFTFVTDPTIADNVPTNYGVPIGSKVRTEWLAFQLFMTYNKSIAENLTLNARYQMFANYETLAFKNIDHRLDLTIAAKITKFVDVTFTSINVYDIDMDSKIQFSQALALGILYKVSNKK, encoded by the coding sequence ATGAAAAAAGTATTTGCTATTTGTTTGTTTTTTGTATCCCTATCAATTTTGGCGCAAGAAGAGACTGCTTTAGATTCTGCTTCGGCAATTATGGAAGAAGTGAAGTTTTGGGATTCCGAATTAAGCGTAGGATTTAATTTCAATCAGGCGGCATTCAGTGGCAACTGGAAGGCGGGAGGTGTTAATTCCGTGGCTTTTGGTTCCCTTGTTACCGGAAAGGCCAATTACACCAAGGGAAAATATTCCTGGGTCAACCAATTGGAATTCATATACGGTTTGGTCAGAAATGATGGCCAAGACCTCCGCAAATCCAATGATAGGATTTTCTTGGATTCTAAGGTTGGTTACAAAGTTTCTGAAAAATGGGGGTATTTTGGTTCACTCAATTTTATTACGCAATTTACAGATGGTTTTGATTATTCAGGAGACGATCCATTAAGGATTTCCGGATTTTTTTCACCTGCTTTTTTGACCACAGGTGTAGGTATGGAATATATTCCCAACGAATCCTTTAACCTTAGGCTGGCACCCTTTTCGCCTAGATTTACATTTGTGACAGACCCAACTATTGCAGACAATGTGCCGACTAATTATGGTGTGCCTATTGGCAGCAAAGTGAGAACCGAGTGGTTGGCTTTCCAGCTTTTTATGACCTACAACAAGAGTATTGCAGAAAATCTGACATTAAATGCCCGTTATCAGATGTTTGCCAATTATGAGACCTTGGCATTCAAAAACATAGACCATAGGCTGGACCTTACTATTGCTGCAAAAATAACCAAGTTCGTAGATGTGACTTTTACCAGCATCAATGTCTATGATATTGACATGGATTCGAAAATTCAGTTCAGCCAGGCACTTGCATTGGGGATTTTGTATAAAGTGAGTAATAAAAAATAG
- a CDS encoding DUF4136 domain-containing protein has translation MKTNTLRLLAFGVLVLFSSCSSIEIFKEKTEFKPYKKYQNFVILNNEVGLKGFNDDFLNALVGEGLKDALEKTGMRYETENPELVVRFTSNEDVRQREVFNNMYPMWGWRVWDPFMFDPRFNNQSLYSTKNYELLQLIVDFIDPKNDKILMQLTAVSEVHQSREKKKKLEKSVEKIVETYLSHMNQNLP, from the coding sequence ATGAAAACAAACACACTAAGACTGCTTGCCTTTGGAGTACTTGTTTTGTTCTCTTCTTGCAGCTCTATTGAGATATTCAAAGAAAAAACCGAGTTCAAGCCCTATAAAAAGTACCAAAACTTCGTAATATTAAACAATGAAGTGGGACTCAAGGGTTTTAACGATGATTTCCTGAATGCCTTGGTGGGAGAAGGTTTAAAAGATGCCTTAGAGAAAACCGGGATGAGATATGAAACCGAAAACCCTGAATTGGTAGTCAGGTTTACCTCAAATGAAGATGTTAGGCAACGGGAAGTGTTTAACAATATGTACCCCATGTGGGGTTGGAGGGTTTGGGATCCATTTATGTTTGATCCCAGGTTCAATAACCAGTCCCTGTATTCGACCAAAAATTATGAACTGCTCCAATTGATCGTTGATTTTATTGACCCTAAAAACGACAAAATTCTCATGCAATTGACAGCAGTTTCCGAAGTCCATCAATCCCGTGAAAAGAAAAAGAAACTGGAAAAATCTGTGGAAAAAATCGTGGAAACCTACTTGTCCCATATGAATCAAAACTTACCTTAA
- a CDS encoding DUF962 domain-containing protein — translation METKFKSLKEFYPFYLSEHQNPTSRKLHFIGTALLFVILATAIFLSKYWFLWLLPVIGYGFAWVGHFFFEKNKPATFKYPFYSLASDFVLFFHLLTGKEKFTPKK, via the coding sequence ATGGAAACAAAATTCAAAAGCTTAAAGGAGTTTTACCCCTTTTACCTTTCTGAGCACCAAAACCCTACCAGTAGGAAGCTTCATTTTATTGGAACTGCTTTGTTATTTGTCATTTTGGCTACTGCTATTTTCTTGTCCAAATATTGGTTTCTTTGGCTATTACCTGTAATAGGTTACGGGTTTGCATGGGTAGGCCATTTTTTCTTTGAAAAGAATAAGCCTGCCACTTTCAAATATCCTTTTTATAGCCTGGCCTCGGATTTTGTTTTATTCTTCCATTTGTTAACAGGTAAAGAAAAATTTACTCCAAAAAAGTAA
- a CDS encoding response regulator, which yields MVRIVLIDDDPISTFVTEKLISKNIKVPFQIYKYNNAINALKEIPEIEPNYLFLDLNMPEMTGWDFLEEFHPTNNSPEVYILSSSVDERDIDKASNYALVKKYLSKPLVKKYIKTIFH from the coding sequence ATGGTAAGGATAGTTCTTATAGATGATGATCCAATAAGCACCTTCGTGACGGAAAAATTGATTTCCAAAAACATCAAGGTTCCTTTTCAGATATACAAATACAACAATGCCATCAATGCATTGAAAGAAATACCTGAAATTGAGCCCAATTATCTGTTTTTGGATCTGAATATGCCTGAAATGACGGGTTGGGATTTTTTGGAAGAGTTTCATCCTACCAATAACAGCCCCGAAGTTTACATCCTTAGCAGTTCGGTAGATGAAAGGGATATAGACAAGGCCAGTAATTATGCTCTGGTAAAAAAATACCTTTCAAAGCCTCTGGTTAAAAAATATATCAAGACCATCTTTCATTGA
- a CDS encoding peptide MFS transporter, with translation MGAEGLDLFPGPTLFGHPKGLMTLFFTEMWERFSYYGMRALLILFMTSAIVDGGLGFDDKTSGAIYGLYTMGVYLFALPGGWFADRLFGLKKSVWYGGIIIALGHFTMALPGLAQLIFGGSVDPKDSLSALDTNSFFIGLILIVLGTGLLKPNISSIVGQLYPAGSSKRDAGFSIFYMGINIGALIAPIACSTLATFDWHLGFGLAGLGMVFGLIQYKLTGSSLDGYGDEVPVLTEKDSKERERLKKTLLGIGAIALFVLAILFMGVVPINVAAIAGASGTIIAIVAFLYLGYVILFGGLNTDERKKVGVIAILFFFSALFWSGFEQAGSTLNLFAERFTDRSFLGWEIPAGYFQSVNSMFIILFAPFFGALWVWLGRRSLEPSSPLKFAMGLLLLGLGFLVMYFAAKIAASGDLAAPTWLIFTYMLHTFGELSLSPVGLSLVTKLSPAKYGGQMMGIWFLSVSLGNLIAGLVAGEASGGTEEALAQMPSQYLMIVYTAVGAGVVLLLLSKPIRKLMGNVH, from the coding sequence ATGGGAGCAGAGGGATTGGATCTGTTTCCAGGCCCCACCTTATTTGGACATCCTAAAGGATTGATGACGCTCTTTTTCACAGAAATGTGGGAAAGGTTCAGTTATTATGGGATGCGGGCCTTGTTGATTCTCTTTATGACATCCGCCATAGTGGATGGTGGTTTGGGCTTTGATGATAAAACTTCTGGTGCCATCTATGGACTTTACACTATGGGAGTCTATTTGTTTGCTCTGCCGGGAGGCTGGTTTGCCGATAGATTGTTCGGACTTAAGAAATCAGTCTGGTATGGAGGTATTATCATCGCTTTAGGGCATTTTACCATGGCCCTCCCTGGATTGGCCCAATTAATATTCGGAGGGTCGGTCGATCCCAAGGACAGTCTGTCTGCTTTGGACACGAATTCTTTTTTTATTGGATTGATATTAATCGTTTTAGGCACCGGATTATTGAAGCCTAATATCAGTTCGATTGTGGGGCAGCTTTACCCGGCCGGAAGTTCAAAGCGGGATGCAGGATTTTCTATTTTTTATATGGGTATCAATATTGGAGCCTTGATCGCACCAATTGCCTGCAGTACTTTAGCTACTTTTGATTGGCATTTGGGATTCGGATTGGCAGGTTTAGGTATGGTTTTTGGCCTGATCCAATACAAACTTACCGGAAGTTCACTGGATGGCTATGGGGATGAGGTTCCTGTTCTAACCGAAAAAGACAGTAAGGAGAGGGAACGGCTTAAGAAAACTCTATTGGGAATAGGTGCAATAGCTTTGTTTGTGCTTGCGATCTTATTTATGGGTGTTGTACCCATTAATGTTGCAGCAATCGCAGGAGCTTCGGGGACGATTATTGCCATAGTTGCTTTTTTATATTTGGGCTATGTGATTCTATTTGGTGGTTTAAATACAGATGAAAGGAAAAAAGTCGGTGTAATTGCCATTTTGTTTTTTTTCTCAGCCTTGTTCTGGTCTGGATTTGAGCAGGCAGGATCCACATTGAATTTATTTGCAGAACGTTTTACAGACAGGAGCTTTTTGGGCTGGGAGATTCCTGCCGGATATTTTCAATCTGTCAACTCCATGTTCATTATCCTTTTTGCCCCATTTTTCGGTGCGCTTTGGGTATGGCTGGGAAGGAGGAGTCTGGAACCAAGTTCGCCTTTGAAATTTGCCATGGGATTGTTGCTTCTGGGACTTGGTTTCCTGGTGATGTATTTTGCTGCCAAAATAGCTGCATCAGGAGACTTAGCGGCGCCTACCTGGTTAATCTTCACCTACATGTTGCATACCTTTGGTGAATTGAGTTTAAGCCCTGTCGGCCTTAGTTTGGTGACCAAGCTGTCTCCGGCAAAATATGGAGGTCAAATGATGGGGATTTGGTTTTTATCGGTTTCCTTGGGCAATTTAATTGCAGGATTGGTTGCTGGAGAAGCAAGTGGTGGTACTGAAGAGGCTTTGGCACAAATGCCCAGCCAATATTTGATGATTGTTTATACAGCTGTTGGAGCTGGTGTAGTCCTATTGTTGTTGAGTAAGCCAATCCGAAAACTGATGGGAAATGTTCACTGA
- the pckA gene encoding phosphoenolpyruvate carboxykinase (ATP) gives MLDLEMKPDKKSLSDLGIQTGRNIFWNLSPAELIEHALANKEGVLTDTGALMADTGTFTGRSPKDRFIVKDSKTAESIWWGDINIPFDEEKFESLYSKMTEFLKDKNLYVREAFAGADSKYRLKLKVVNTLAWHNLFCYNMFLRPLEEDFENFEADFTIICAPDFHADPEVDGTRQSNFSIINLSKRILLIGGTAYAGEMKKGIFSVLNYILPHELGVLSMHCSANVGEEGDTAVFFGLSGTGKTTLSADPKRSLIGDDEHGWNEDSIFNFEGGCYAKVIDLSREKEPEIWDAIKFGAILENTRFIPGTRTVDYSNKDVTENTRTSYPIHHIKNALVPSKAGIPKNIFFLTADAFGVIPPISKLNKSQAMYHFISGYTAKVAGTEVGVTEPKTTFSACFGAAFLPLHPIEYAKLFGEKMEKHQVNVWLVNTGWTGGPYGIGHRMKLKYTRAMISAALEGKLDHVNYRTHSVFGVGIPENCPNVPDEVLSPRATWSDKEAYDKKARELGAAFIQNFEKYKDFATEDILAGAPKW, from the coding sequence ATGTTAGATCTAGAAATGAAGCCAGATAAAAAGTCCTTATCTGACCTAGGTATCCAAACCGGCAGGAACATTTTTTGGAATCTCAGTCCAGCAGAATTGATTGAACATGCTTTGGCCAACAAAGAAGGGGTGCTTACTGATACAGGAGCCCTGATGGCTGATACAGGGACCTTTACTGGCCGTTCTCCCAAAGATAGGTTTATTGTCAAAGACAGTAAGACTGCGGAAAGTATTTGGTGGGGAGACATCAATATTCCCTTTGATGAAGAGAAATTTGAAAGTCTTTACTCAAAAATGACAGAATTCCTCAAAGACAAAAATCTTTATGTGAGAGAAGCATTTGCGGGTGCAGATTCCAAATACAGACTAAAGCTAAAAGTTGTCAACACACTGGCTTGGCATAACCTATTCTGCTACAATATGTTTTTAAGGCCACTTGAAGAAGATTTTGAAAATTTTGAGGCAGACTTCACCATTATTTGCGCTCCGGATTTTCATGCAGACCCAGAGGTTGACGGAACAAGGCAGTCCAATTTTTCTATCATCAACTTATCCAAAAGAATACTACTTATTGGAGGAACTGCCTATGCCGGAGAAATGAAAAAGGGAATTTTCTCGGTATTAAATTACATTCTACCTCATGAGCTCGGTGTTCTTTCCATGCATTGTTCCGCCAACGTTGGTGAAGAAGGGGATACAGCTGTATTTTTCGGGCTTTCCGGAACCGGGAAAACGACCTTGTCTGCGGATCCCAAAAGATCCTTGATCGGAGATGATGAGCACGGATGGAATGAAGACTCTATTTTTAATTTTGAAGGCGGGTGCTACGCAAAAGTGATTGACCTCAGCAGGGAAAAGGAACCCGAAATTTGGGATGCGATCAAGTTTGGAGCCATTTTAGAAAACACGAGGTTCATTCCAGGCACCAGGACAGTCGATTATTCCAATAAAGATGTAACTGAGAATACCAGAACCTCCTATCCTATCCATCATATTAAAAATGCCCTTGTGCCCTCAAAAGCAGGAATCCCTAAAAATATCTTCTTTCTGACCGCTGATGCTTTTGGCGTGATTCCCCCAATTTCTAAATTGAACAAAAGCCAGGCGATGTATCACTTTATTTCTGGTTATACTGCTAAAGTAGCCGGAACAGAAGTGGGTGTAACCGAACCAAAAACTACATTCTCTGCCTGTTTTGGAGCAGCGTTTTTACCGCTACACCCCATTGAATACGCTAAACTTTTTGGCGAAAAGATGGAAAAGCACCAGGTCAATGTTTGGTTGGTCAACACAGGCTGGACGGGTGGTCCTTATGGCATAGGCCATAGAATGAAACTCAAATACACCAGGGCAATGATTTCGGCCGCATTGGAAGGTAAACTTGACCATGTCAACTACCGGACCCACAGTGTGTTTGGAGTAGGCATACCTGAGAATTGTCCAAATGTGCCTGATGAAGTTTTAAGCCCTAGAGCAACTTGGTCAGACAAGGAGGCATATGACAAAAAAGCCAGGGAATTGGGTGCCGCATTTATTCAGAATTTTGAAAAATATAAAGATTTTGCCACAGAGGATATCCTAGCTGGAGCTCCAAAATGGTGA
- a CDS encoding IS4 family transposase has protein sequence MSNITLFSQIIKKIERSIFKKLVEEKQTDKGCKGFDSWTHLVSMLFCHFAKSTSVRDISNGLRSATGNLNHLGIAKAPSKSSISYQNKRRDSDLFKELYYELLKHLGQQASLSRVKLRIKAPVYLLDSTVVSLCLSMFDWATFRTKKGAVKMHTLLDYDGKLPVYVNITEGSMADNKGAYDIPLEKGSVIVADRYYNDFPMLNIWDSKGVFFVIRHKDNLKFSTINERRLPENTAQEVLIDEEIELVNPQSKVKYPGKLRRVAVWDEKNRQTVELITNNFKWSAKTIGDLYRCRWEIEIFFRDIKQLLHIKTFIGTSKNAVMIQIWTALITILLLKVMKATAKFGWHLSNLVAFIRLNIFVKIELQKWLDKPFEDHEKPPQKSQQGVLFPDYR, from the coding sequence ATGAGTAATATTACATTGTTTTCTCAGATTATTAAAAAAATCGAGCGTTCAATTTTCAAGAAACTGGTTGAAGAGAAGCAAACGGACAAGGGCTGCAAAGGCTTTGACAGCTGGACGCATTTGGTTTCCATGCTTTTTTGCCATTTTGCCAAAAGTACTTCTGTAAGGGATATTTCAAACGGCCTGCGTTCGGCCACGGGGAACCTCAACCATCTGGGGATTGCCAAGGCACCATCCAAGTCCAGTATCAGTTATCAGAACAAGCGCAGGGACTCTGACCTGTTCAAGGAGCTGTATTACGAGCTTCTGAAGCATTTAGGACAGCAGGCGTCCCTGAGCAGGGTAAAACTACGGATCAAGGCTCCCGTCTATCTGCTCGACTCCACGGTGGTAAGTCTTTGCCTTTCGATGTTTGACTGGGCAACCTTCAGGACCAAAAAGGGTGCTGTAAAGATGCATACGCTTCTGGACTATGACGGGAAACTCCCTGTTTATGTGAATATTACAGAAGGAAGTATGGCAGACAATAAAGGCGCTTATGATATTCCTTTGGAGAAAGGATCCGTTATAGTGGCGGACCGCTATTACAATGACTTTCCGATGCTCAACATTTGGGACAGCAAGGGGGTCTTTTTCGTCATAAGGCACAAGGATAACCTTAAGTTCAGCACAATCAATGAACGTCGACTCCCTGAAAATACTGCACAGGAAGTACTGATAGACGAAGAAATTGAACTGGTAAACCCGCAGTCAAAAGTGAAGTACCCCGGAAAACTCAGAAGAGTGGCTGTATGGGACGAAAAAAACCGACAGACCGTCGAACTGATTACCAATAACTTCAAATGGTCAGCAAAGACAATCGGTGATCTTTACCGGTGCCGATGGGAGATTGAGATCTTCTTCAGGGACATCAAGCAGTTACTCCATATCAAAACCTTTATCGGAACATCGAAAAATGCCGTGATGATCCAGATATGGACCGCGCTGATCACCATTCTGCTCCTAAAAGTGATGAAGGCAACCGCTAAATTCGGATGGCATCTGTCCAATCTGGTTGCATTTATCAGACTGAACATATTCGTTAAAATAGAGCTGCAAAAGTGGCTGGACAAACCCTTTGAAGACCATGAAAAACCTCCTCAAAAAAGCCAACAGGGGGTTCTATTTCCGGATTACAGATAA
- a CDS encoding peptidylprolyl isomerase — protein sequence MKTAEIHTAKGTMKVEFFEKDAPKTVENFISLAKKGFYDGLTFHRVIPNFVIQGGCPIGNGTGGPGYKIDCELDGDNQYHNKGVLSMAHAGRNTGGSQFFICHNRENTKHLDRRHTCFGKVVEGLEVIDQIRQGDIIEKIVVTEE from the coding sequence ATGAAAACAGCAGAAATACATACCGCAAAGGGTACCATGAAAGTGGAATTCTTTGAAAAAGACGCCCCTAAAACAGTAGAAAACTTTATATCCTTGGCAAAAAAGGGATTTTATGATGGCCTTACCTTCCATAGAGTAATACCAAATTTTGTGATCCAAGGAGGTTGCCCTATCGGAAATGGCACCGGAGGTCCTGGTTACAAAATCGACTGTGAATTGGATGGAGACAATCAATACCATAACAAAGGTGTCCTTTCTATGGCACATGCAGGAAGAAATACAGGCGGTTCACAGTTTTTTATCTGTCATAACAGAGAAAACACCAAACACCTGGATAGAAGGCATACCTGCTTCGGTAAAGTTGTGGAAGGCCTTGAGGTGATCGACCAGATCAGACAAGGAGATATAATCGAAAAAATTGTGGTTACCGAAGAATAA
- a CDS encoding NupC/NupG family nucleoside CNT transporter — translation MDYFRGLIGIVLLLAFALIFSANKRAVDWRLVGIGVILQAIFGFMITKVDFVARIFATVSRAFVKLLSFSEDGALFIFGDLATDTFGFIFAFKVLPTIIFFSTVSAGLYYLGILQKIVFGIAWVMSRTMRLSGPESLSAAGNIFLGQTEAPLLVRPFIPTMSRSELMCLMTGGMATIAGGVLAGYVAFLGGDSLEEQSRFAAYLLGASIMNAPAAIVMSKIMIPEQDKEVINDKLEVSQENMGVNLIDAMSIGASEGLKLALNVGGMLLAFIAVIAALNFILSGLIGEYSGLNALVVSSTDGQFNGFSLEYILGQIFRVFAWVIGVEWSETLQVGSLLGQKTVINEFVAYLSLADMKAAEALSPKSVVIATYALCGFSNFSSIAIQVGGIGSIAPNQQGNLSKLGMRALLAATLACLMTATIAGMLVD, via the coding sequence ATGGATTACTTCAGAGGCTTAATAGGAATTGTTTTACTTTTGGCTTTTGCATTGATTTTTTCTGCCAACAAAAGGGCGGTAGATTGGAGATTGGTTGGAATAGGGGTTATTCTTCAGGCTATCTTTGGCTTCATGATCACCAAAGTTGATTTTGTGGCAAGGATTTTTGCCACAGTAAGTAGGGCTTTTGTAAAGCTTTTGAGTTTTTCTGAAGATGGGGCCTTGTTCATTTTCGGAGATCTTGCTACAGATACCTTTGGTTTTATTTTTGCTTTTAAAGTCTTGCCGACAATAATTTTCTTTTCCACGGTTTCTGCGGGACTTTATTACCTTGGTATTTTGCAAAAAATTGTCTTTGGAATTGCTTGGGTGATGTCAAGGACCATGAGACTTTCTGGACCGGAGAGCCTTTCTGCAGCGGGAAATATATTTCTTGGACAGACGGAAGCTCCCTTATTGGTGCGGCCATTTATCCCCACCATGTCAAGATCAGAACTGATGTGTTTGATGACCGGTGGTATGGCCACTATTGCAGGAGGGGTTTTGGCAGGTTATGTGGCTTTTTTGGGCGGTGATAGCCTGGAGGAGCAAAGTAGATTTGCAGCCTATTTATTGGGAGCAAGTATTATGAATGCCCCTGCGGCCATTGTGATGTCCAAAATCATGATACCGGAACAGGATAAGGAGGTAATCAATGACAAACTTGAAGTGAGTCAGGAAAATATGGGTGTCAATCTGATTGATGCCATGTCCATAGGAGCTTCTGAGGGCTTAAAACTTGCTTTGAATGTTGGCGGTATGCTATTGGCATTCATTGCAGTAATTGCAGCTTTGAATTTTATCCTATCCGGACTTATTGGTGAATATTCAGGACTGAATGCCCTGGTAGTGTCTTCCACTGATGGACAGTTCAATGGATTCTCTTTGGAATATATTTTAGGCCAGATTTTCAGGGTTTTTGCCTGGGTGATTGGAGTGGAATGGAGTGAGACGCTACAGGTTGGCTCTCTTCTAGGTCAAAAAACGGTCATCAATGAATTTGTTGCCTATTTGAGTTTGGCTGATATGAAAGCAGCTGAAGCTTTATCTCCAAAATCTGTTGTGATTGCTACCTATGCATTATGCGGGTTTTCCAATTTCAGCTCAATTGCTATTCAGGTAGGTGGAATTGGAAGTATTGCTCCGAACCAACAAGGTAATTTGTCCAAATTGGGCATGCGGGCTTTGCTTGCAGCGACTTTGGCCTGCCTCATGACAGCTACTATTGCGGGCATGTTGGTTGATTAA
- a CDS encoding bifunctional nuclease family protein: protein MDQTVELEILGLSSNHSQSGSFTLVMGEVGGNRRLPIVIGMFEAQAIAIEIEKIIPNRPMTHDLFKSFAGNFNFTIDHILISDMREGVFYANIVCKTGTKTVEIDARPSDAIAIAVRFDAPIYCASRVMEEFSTEYIEEEERKEYEKPAPPKKPAPSPSKSTDSLKDYSLDKLNQLLEKAINNEDYEKAARIRDEINRRN from the coding sequence GTGGACCAAACTGTTGAATTAGAAATTTTGGGATTATCCTCTAATCATTCGCAATCAGGGTCTTTTACCTTGGTGATGGGTGAAGTGGGTGGCAATAGACGTTTACCAATTGTGATTGGGATGTTTGAGGCCCAGGCCATTGCCATTGAGATAGAGAAGATTATACCCAATAGGCCGATGACGCACGATCTGTTCAAGTCTTTTGCAGGAAATTTCAATTTCACAATTGATCATATTCTGATTTCAGATATGAGAGAGGGTGTTTTTTATGCCAATATTGTTTGTAAGACAGGTACAAAAACAGTTGAAATTGATGCGAGGCCATCAGATGCCATCGCTATTGCAGTGAGATTTGATGCACCTATTTATTGTGCATCAAGGGTAATGGAAGAATTTTCGACAGAATATATTGAAGAAGAAGAAAGGAAAGAATATGAAAAACCTGCTCCTCCAAAGAAACCTGCTCCAAGTCCTTCCAAATCAACTGATTCCCTTAAAGACTACAGTTTGGACAAATTGAACCAGCTACTGGAAAAAGCCATCAATAATGAAGATTATGAAAAGGCGGCCAGGATAAGGGATGAAATCAACAGGAGAAACTGA
- a CDS encoding electron transfer flavoprotein subunit alpha/FixB family protein encodes MSVLVYIEHADGSVKKTSLEAVSYAKALSDKLGAGEVIAVALGSIAQEELAKAGHAGAAKVMHVNDEKLNAGIIQAHAEAVAQVYRKVGAGTLVLAKSSLGDAVAARLAVKLDAALVSNVVELPETGSGYKVKRSIYTGKAFAETSVNKDHKILAVKKNAVDLKTDGAAAAVETVALDINADNFATKIISTDKATGEVLLPEADIVVSGGRGMKGPENWGLIEDLAKELGAATGCSKPVSDIGWRPHHEHVGQTGVKVAPTLYIAVGISGAIQHLAGVNSSKCIVVINKDAEAPFFKAADYGIVGDAFEVLPKLTEAVKALK; translated from the coding sequence ATGTCAGTATTAGTGTATATAGAACATGCGGATGGTTCCGTAAAAAAAACCAGCTTGGAGGCAGTATCTTATGCAAAAGCCCTTTCCGACAAACTTGGTGCCGGTGAAGTTATAGCAGTAGCATTGGGAAGTATAGCTCAGGAAGAATTGGCAAAAGCAGGCCATGCAGGTGCCGCCAAAGTAATGCATGTCAATGATGAAAAACTCAATGCAGGTATTATTCAGGCGCATGCTGAAGCGGTGGCCCAGGTTTATAGAAAGGTTGGTGCCGGCACGCTTGTTTTGGCAAAATCTTCCTTGGGAGATGCAGTAGCAGCCAGATTGGCCGTGAAGTTAGATGCGGCTTTGGTCTCCAATGTGGTAGAATTGCCTGAAACAGGTTCAGGTTATAAAGTCAAGAGAAGTATTTATACAGGTAAAGCCTTTGCAGAAACCTCTGTAAATAAGGATCATAAAATATTGGCAGTGAAGAAAAATGCCGTAGATCTAAAAACTGATGGTGCAGCTGCAGCGGTAGAAACTGTGGCTTTGGATATCAATGCTGATAATTTTGCCACCAAAATCATTTCTACAGACAAGGCAACAGGTGAAGTATTACTGCCTGAAGCAGACATCGTTGTATCTGGTGGAAGAGGCATGAAAGGACCTGAAAATTGGGGATTGATCGAAGACCTTGCGAAAGAATTGGGAGCTGCAACTGGTTGTTCCAAGCCGGTTTCTGATATTGGTTGGAGACCTCATCATGAGCACGTGGGACAGACAGGAGTAAAAGTTGCACCAACTTTGTATATAGCTGTTGGAATTTCGGGGGCTATTCAACATCTTGCAGGTGTAAATTCTTCAAAGTGTATCGTTGTGATCAATAAAGATGCTGAGGCACCGTTTTTCAAAGCTGCTGATTATGGGATCGTAGGTGACGCTTTTGAAGTTTTGCCAAAGCTAACTGAAGCAGTAAAAGCATTAAAATAA